A DNA window from Pogona vitticeps strain Pit_001003342236 chromosome 2, PviZW2.1, whole genome shotgun sequence contains the following coding sequences:
- the LOC110070708 gene encoding zinc finger protein RFP yields MAFERLQAEVTCPICLDLFRNPVILDCEHSFCRACIEKSWAPLPASGLCPLCQKAIWGKKLKPNRQLANFVEITKQLDTQVKKQDPKVRKICGKHEEPTKLFCKDDQVPICVVCDRSKGHRNHNVVPVEEAAQEYKELISTFLERLRKQREEVLLHKSNAEKESQDLLKKTEGEKQKTKFEFQQLRQFLDKQEEFLLAQMDWAWKEIVKKRDEGLAKFSQELASLNGLIQEMKEKFRLPDDELLHVRGVLSTIAIYLQQSHFSTWPWSLGNPPKWHH; encoded by the exons ATGGCGTTTGAGAGGCTTCAGGCAGAAGTGACCTGCCCCATTTGCCTAGACCTTTTCAGAAATCCCGTGATCTTGGACTGCGAGCACAGCTTTTGTCGTGCTTGCATTGAGAAGTCCTGGGCCCCTTTGCCTGCCAGTGGTCTCTGCCCTCTTTGTCAAAAGGCAATCTGGGGAAAGAAACTCAAACCCAATAGGCAGCTGGCCAACTTTGTGGAGATCACCAAGCAGCTTGACACCCAAGTGAAGAAGCAGGATCCCAAAGTGAGGAAAATCTGCGGAAAGCACGAGGAGCCCACAAAACTGTTCTGCAAAGACGACCAAGTCCCGATCTGTGTGGTATGCGACCGATCCAAAGGTCATCGAAACCACAATGTGGTTCCTGTAGAGGAAGCTGCTCAAGAGTACAAG GAGCTCATTTCTACATTCCTGGAAAGGCTAAGAAAGCAGAGAGAAGAGGTTCTACTGCATAAATCTAATGCAGAGAAGGAAAGCCAAGACCTACTT aaaaaaacagagggtgagaagcaaaagacaaagtTTGAGTTCCAACAGCTGCGCCAATTCCTGGACAAGCAAGAGGAGTTTTTGCTAGCCCAGATGGACTGGGCTTGGAAGGAGATTGTGAAGAAGAGAGATGAGGGGCTAGCCAAGTTCTCCCAGGAACTTGCTTCTCTGAATGGCTTAATCCAAGAGATGAAGGAGAAGTTTCGCCTGCCAGATGATGAACTTCTGCATGTAAGAGGTGTTCTGTCAACCATTGCCATCTACCTGCAGCAATCCCATTTCTCTACTTGGCCTTGGTCATTAGGGAACCCCCCCAAGTGGCATCACTGA